A stretch of the Deinococcus sp. YIM 134068 genome encodes the following:
- a CDS encoding homoserine O-acetyltransferase family protein, whose amino-acid sequence MTALTRPAAVLPLAAPADPTPVRRTVRLFRHEPLLLDCGRPVNDVRLTYHTYGTPGDHAILVLHALTGTSAVHEWWPDFLGEGRPLDPTRDYVVCANVIGGCAGSSGPGELGDGADVPLSLRDMARAGRALLEHLGVRRVTVVGASMGGMLAYAWLLECPDLVERAVIVGAPARHSPWAVGLNTAARSAIRAAPGGEGLKVARQIAMLSYRSPQSLALTQSGPSARRPGTPAITTYLEHQGEKLCARFCERTYLTLTEAMDRFQPTDAELRAIRTPTLVVGISSDVLYPPAEVQAHAALLRTSEYWELESVHGHDAFLMDPGELPRRVRAFLHSE is encoded by the coding sequence GTGACGGCCCTGACACGTCCTGCCGCCGTCCTCCCGCTCGCCGCGCCTGCGGACCCGACCCCGGTTCGGCGGACCGTGCGCCTGTTTCGTCACGAGCCGTTGCTGTTGGACTGCGGGCGACCGGTGAACGATGTGCGGCTGACGTACCACACCTACGGAACGCCGGGGGACCACGCCATTCTCGTGCTGCACGCGCTGACAGGCACGAGCGCCGTGCATGAGTGGTGGCCGGACTTTCTGGGCGAGGGCCGTCCGCTCGACCCCACCCGCGACTACGTGGTGTGCGCGAACGTCATCGGCGGCTGCGCGGGGAGCAGTGGGCCGGGGGAGCTGGGCGACGGCGCGGACGTGCCCCTCAGCCTGCGCGACATGGCGCGGGCGGGCCGGGCGCTGCTGGAGCATCTGGGCGTGCGGCGGGTGACGGTGGTGGGGGCCAGCATGGGCGGGATGCTCGCCTACGCGTGGCTGCTGGAGTGCCCCGACCTCGTGGAGCGGGCGGTGATCGTCGGGGCACCCGCCCGCCACTCGCCGTGGGCAGTCGGGCTGAACACCGCCGCCCGGAGCGCCATCCGCGCCGCGCCGGGGGGCGAGGGCCTCAAGGTCGCGCGCCAGATCGCCATGTTGAGCTACCGCAGCCCGCAGAGTCTCGCGCTGACGCAATCGGGGCCGAGTGCGCGGCGGCCCGGCACGCCCGCGATCACGACCTACCTGGAGCATCAGGGCGAGAAGCTGTGTGCCCGCTTCTGCGAGCGCACCTACCTCACGCTGACGGAGGCGATGGACCGCTTCCAGCCCACCGACGCGGAATTACGGGCCATCCGCACGCCCACGCTCGTGGTCGGCATCTCCAGCGACGTGCTTTACCCACCCGCCGAGGTGCAAGCCCACGCCGCCCTCCTGCGAACCTCGGAGTACTGGGAGCTGGAGAGCGTCCACGGGCACGACGCCTTCCTGATGGACCCCGGCGAGTTGCCCCGGCGGGTGCGGGCCTTCCTGCATTCGGAGTGA
- a CDS encoding glycosyltransferase family 2 protein: MKTLLTALDVVGLVLLSLYLVQSLFAALLPRPRRRTPPDASLRFTVLIPALNEAQVIEATVRSVLTLAPEVRVAVIDDGSEDATAALVEGLADDDGRVSLLRRARPHAREGKGRALNWAAQHLVTGLRAEGRNLTREVVVVLDADGRLTPDLIPEARAAFADPDVMGAQAHVRVRMSGTPNTLHGWIGRLLELEQDIEFFIVRHTQQLRTRWHSVALFGNGQFMRASYLAGQLDRGRDPWPDCLSEDLASGLEMRLADPRHRLAFLQSPVTQQGLPDLRRFSRQRARWAQGTMQCARYVPRLWRSRVRPVARLDLTYFLSHPWTVGLVLTSLLSQPVRLLLGERGLVLDPAVVTTFTALNLAFQINWVARYRRQNPLSPGMVLFAFGGLFVYGFALFLSLPMAYRHYLTGRRVWDKSTRHAEAPMPHSPEADAQDARRSKWA; this comes from the coding sequence TTGAAGACCCTGCTCACCGCACTGGATGTGGTAGGGCTGGTGCTGCTCAGCCTGTACCTCGTGCAGTCGCTGTTCGCCGCGCTGCTGCCGCGCCCACGCCGACGGACCCCACCCGACGCCAGCCTGCGCTTCACCGTGCTCATTCCCGCGCTCAACGAGGCGCAGGTCATCGAGGCGACGGTGCGGAGTGTCCTGACGCTGGCCCCCGAGGTCCGGGTCGCCGTCATCGACGACGGGAGCGAGGACGCGACCGCCGCCCTCGTGGAGGGGCTGGCCGACGACGACGGGCGGGTGAGCCTGCTGCGCCGCGCCCGGCCCCACGCGCGGGAGGGCAAGGGCCGGGCGCTGAACTGGGCGGCCCAGCACCTTGTCACGGGCCTGCGCGCCGAGGGCCGGAACCTGACGCGCGAGGTGGTCGTGGTGCTCGACGCGGACGGGCGGCTCACCCCCGACCTGATCCCCGAGGCGCGGGCGGCCTTTGCGGACCCGGACGTGATGGGCGCGCAGGCCCACGTGCGCGTCCGCATGTCCGGCACGCCCAATACTCTGCACGGCTGGATCGGGCGGCTGCTGGAACTGGAGCAGGACATCGAGTTCTTCATCGTGCGCCATACCCAGCAGCTCCGCACCCGCTGGCACAGCGTCGCGCTGTTCGGCAACGGGCAGTTCATGCGCGCCTCGTACCTTGCCGGGCAGCTCGACCGGGGACGGGACCCCTGGCCCGACTGCCTCTCGGAGGACCTCGCCAGCGGCCTGGAGATGCGCCTCGCCGACCCCCGGCACCGCCTGGCCTTTCTCCAGAGTCCCGTCACCCAGCAGGGCCTCCCGGACCTGCGCCGCTTCTCCCGGCAGCGGGCACGCTGGGCGCAGGGAACGATGCAGTGTGCGCGGTACGTGCCCCGGCTGTGGCGCTCGCGGGTCAGGCCGGTGGCGCGGCTGGACCTCACCTACTTCCTCTCGCACCCGTGGACGGTCGGCCTCGTCCTCACGTCGCTGCTGAGCCAGCCCGTGCGGCTGCTGTTGGGTGAGCGCGGGCTGGTCCTCGATCCGGCGGTCGTCACGACGTTCACCGCGCTCAACCTCGCCTTTCAGATCAACTGGGTGGCCCGTTACCGGCGGCAAAATCCCCTGTCACCCGGCATGGTGCTCTTCGCCTTCGGGGGCCTGTTCGTCTACGGCTTCGCCCTGTTCCTGAGCCTGCCGATGGCGTACAGGCACTACCTCACCGGACGCCGCGTCTGGGACAAGAGCACCCGCCACGCCGAGGCACCCATGCCCCACTCCCCCGAAGCCGACGCTCAGGACGCCCGCCGCTCGAAGTGGGCCTGA
- a CDS encoding nucleotidyltransferase family protein, whose amino-acid sequence MTEASFLSTVRLNPVNAALLARLPSLGAPQAHLVAGALFQTVWNVLSGQPPGAHIRDYDLFYWDADTSYEAEDAVIRRAAALFADLGARVEVRNQARVHLWFAEKYGLSRPPLCSAREGIDQFLVECTCVGVSAAGEVYAPRGLDDLTAGRLRHNPLNHTPTLYAAKVADYRARWPWLVEVE is encoded by the coding sequence ATGACCGAGGCCAGCTTCCTCTCCACCGTCCGGCTCAACCCGGTCAACGCCGCCCTCCTCGCCCGCCTGCCCAGCCTCGGTGCACCGCAGGCCCACCTCGTCGCCGGGGCGCTCTTCCAGACGGTGTGGAACGTCCTGAGCGGTCAGCCGCCGGGTGCCCACATCCGCGACTACGACCTGTTCTACTGGGACGCCGACACGAGCTACGAGGCCGAGGACGCCGTGATCCGCCGCGCCGCCGCCCTCTTCGCCGACCTGGGTGCCCGCGTGGAGGTTCGCAACCAGGCCCGCGTCCACCTGTGGTTCGCCGAGAAATACGGCCTCTCCCGCCCACCCCTGTGCAGCGCCCGCGAGGGCATCGATCAATTCCTGGTCGAATGCACCTGCGTCGGCGTGAGCGCGGCGGGCGAGGTGTACGCCCCGCGCGGATTGGACGACCTCACGGCGGGCCGCCTGCGCCACAACCCCCTCAACCACACGCCCACCCTGTACGCCGCGAAGGTGGCCGACTACCGGGCGCGGTGGCCGTGGCTGGTGGAGGTGGAGTGA
- a CDS encoding SDR family oxidoreductase: MTLFRLEGRHALVTGGSRGIGLAAAHALVRLGAHVTIAARGEDALKAAAATIGARWVVADVGTPEGVRAAVEAANAAGPLDILVSNAGGPPPALPSGVTEEAWQRGFETTFLSTVRLAEAVLPEMRERRWGRIIAVTSLSVGRPVVNLPVSNAMRAAVTNHLRTLALEVAADGVTCNTVAPGYTATDRLKALHTDPAEAERLQSRIPARRFGQPGEVGAAVAFLATHEAGYITGQEILVDGGWSI, from the coding sequence ATGACCCTCTTCAGGCTGGAAGGACGGCACGCCCTCGTCACAGGGGGCAGCCGGGGCATCGGGCTGGCGGCGGCACACGCCCTGGTGCGGCTGGGTGCCCACGTCACCATCGCGGCGCGTGGGGAGGACGCGCTCAAGGCGGCGGCAGCCACCATCGGCGCGCGGTGGGTGGTGGCTGACGTGGGCACGCCGGAGGGAGTAAGGGCGGCGGTGGAGGCGGCGAACGCGGCGGGTCCGCTCGACATCCTCGTGAGCAACGCGGGCGGCCCACCCCCGGCCCTCCCCAGCGGCGTGACCGAGGAGGCGTGGCAGCGGGGCTTCGAGACGACGTTCCTCTCCACCGTGCGCCTCGCGGAAGCCGTGCTGCCGGAGATGCGCGAGCGCCGCTGGGGCCGCATCATCGCCGTGACGAGCCTGAGCGTCGGGCGGCCCGTCGTGAATCTGCCCGTCAGCAACGCCATGCGCGCCGCCGTCACCAACCACCTGCGGACGCTCGCGCTGGAGGTGGCCGCCGACGGCGTGACGTGCAACACGGTGGCCCCCGGCTACACCGCCACCGACCGCCTCAAGGCCCTGCACACCGACCCCGCCGAGGCCGAGCGCCTCCAGTCCCGCATCCCCGCCCGCCGCTTTGGTCAACCGGGCGAGGTCGGGGCCGCCGTCGCCTTCCTCGCCACCCATGAGGCCGGGTACATCACGGGGCAGGAGATTCTGGTGGACGGGGGGTGGAGCATCTGA
- a CDS encoding twin-arginine translocase TatA/TatE family subunit has translation MSFGPLEIILIVVVIALIFGARKLPELGKGLGQGIKEFKKETHTPDPASTPTVTDVPSRPLDPVTQDRVVTDATRTETVGERDHRA, from the coding sequence ATGTCGTTCGGACCGCTGGAAATCATCCTGATCGTGGTGGTCATCGCCCTGATCTTCGGGGCGCGCAAGCTGCCGGAACTCGGCAAGGGCCTCGGGCAGGGCATCAAGGAGTTCAAGAAGGAGACGCACACGCCCGACCCGGCCTCCACCCCCACCGTGACAGACGTGCCCTCCCGCCCGCTGGACCCCGTGACTCAGGACCGGGTGGTGACGGACGCGACCCGCACGGAGACGGTGGGCGAGCGCGACCACCGCGCGTAG
- the tatC gene encoding twin-arginine translocase subunit TatC, translating into MTKPSSADLKSAPLFDHLDELRLRLIYSVVFLAVGLVVAFQFRIRLIEWLKGPLSASEQYQAGRVDVVTLNLTDQFMLSLNLSFWSGLALALPFILWQVWAFIAPGLYPTERRWAVPFIVGAGLSFLLGGVFGYLFVLPTMVGFLLDFLDGAVKPILNLANYIGTVTTFLISFGLAFELPIVAVILTRIGLVNHTMLRRAWRFALIIILLFAAIITPTPDPASMLLVAVPLYALYELGVILSRVFRVRPVEDTGDDGAQLGT; encoded by the coding sequence ATGACGAAGCCTTCTTCCGCCGACCTCAAAAGCGCGCCGCTGTTCGACCACCTCGACGAGCTGCGGCTGCGGCTGATCTACAGCGTGGTGTTCCTCGCGGTAGGGCTGGTCGTGGCGTTCCAGTTCCGCATCCGCCTGATCGAGTGGCTCAAGGGACCGCTAAGTGCCTCCGAGCAGTACCAGGCGGGCCGGGTGGACGTGGTGACGCTCAACCTCACCGACCAGTTCATGCTCAGCCTCAACCTGTCGTTCTGGTCGGGGCTGGCGCTGGCGCTCCCCTTCATCCTGTGGCAGGTCTGGGCCTTTATCGCGCCGGGCCTGTACCCCACCGAGCGGCGCTGGGCCGTGCCCTTCATCGTCGGGGCGGGGCTGTCGTTTCTGCTGGGCGGCGTCTTCGGCTACCTGTTCGTGCTGCCCACGATGGTCGGCTTCCTGCTGGACTTCCTCGACGGTGCCGTCAAACCCATCCTCAACCTCGCCAATTATATCGGCACGGTCACGACCTTCCTGATCTCCTTCGGCCTCGCCTTCGAGCTGCCCATCGTGGCGGTGATCCTCACGCGCATCGGGCTGGTCAACCACACCATGTTGAGGCGGGCGTGGCGCTTCGCGCTGATCATCATCCTGCTCTTCGCCGCCATCATCACGCCGACGCCGGACCCGGCGAGCATGCTCCTCGTCGCCGTGCCGCTGTATGCGCTGTACGAACTCGGCGTCATCCTCTCGCGCGTGTTCCGCGTGCGCCCGGTGGAGGACACGGGGGACGACGGGGCGCAGTTGGGGACGTAG
- the lgt gene encoding prolipoprotein diacylglyceryl transferase yields MDPVFLQIGSFTIAWYGVLITLGIVAGVWVGTRMARQRGLNVDLFNDMILWMIVWGLVGARIVFVATSWDQFAGTPFPRILLDIINLRQGGISIHGGLIGGILVLIYYTRRYKLNFYEYADLCVPGVAFGIIGGRIGNIMNGTDTVGRVTGWAVGYRWPNSARAFHDGVCIRNPNPDMDLSRYCQEIGGQLVMTAPVHFTQLYGVFIGVALAVASYFWLRSRRAGWAFWQFWLWYSILRAGLEETFRLNPLALKSYLSQGLNEPGIGLWTDTHLISFPLIVASVVLLLRLRKEPETR; encoded by the coding sequence ATGGACCCCGTATTCCTTCAGATCGGCAGTTTCACGATTGCCTGGTATGGCGTGCTGATCACGCTGGGCATCGTCGCGGGCGTGTGGGTGGGCACGCGCATGGCCCGGCAGCGCGGCCTGAACGTGGACCTCTTCAACGACATGATCCTGTGGATGATCGTCTGGGGCCTCGTCGGTGCCCGCATCGTCTTCGTGGCGACCTCGTGGGACCAGTTCGCGGGCACGCCCTTTCCGCGCATCCTCCTCGACATCATCAACCTGCGGCAGGGCGGCATCTCCATCCACGGCGGCCTGATCGGCGGGATTCTGGTGCTGATCTACTACACGCGGCGCTACAAGCTCAACTTCTACGAGTACGCCGACCTGTGCGTGCCCGGCGTGGCGTTCGGCATCATCGGCGGGCGCATCGGCAACATCATGAACGGCACGGACACGGTGGGCCGCGTGACAGGCTGGGCGGTGGGCTACCGCTGGCCGAACTCGGCGCGCGCTTTCCACGACGGCGTGTGCATCCGCAATCCCAACCCCGACATGGACCTCTCGCGCTACTGCCAGGAGATCGGCGGGCAGCTCGTGATGACGGCCCCCGTCCACTTCACCCAGCTCTACGGCGTGTTCATCGGAGTCGCGCTCGCCGTCGCCTCGTACTTCTGGCTGCGGTCGCGCCGGGCGGGCTGGGCCTTCTGGCAGTTCTGGCTGTGGTATTCCATCCTGCGCGCCGGGCTGGAGGAGACCTTCCGCCTCAACCCCCTCGCTCTCAAGAGCTATCTCAGCCAGGGCCTCAACGAACCCGGCATCGGCCTGTGGACCGACACGCACCTCATCAGCTTCCCGCTGATCGTGGCGAGCGTGGTGCTGCTGCTGAGGCTGCGGAAGGAGCCGGAGACGAGGTAG
- the glmU gene encoding bifunctional UDP-N-acetylglucosamine diphosphorylase/glucosamine-1-phosphate N-acetyltransferase GlmU, translating to MNNDNRPLDVIILAAGQGTRMQSALPKVLHPVAGRPMVAWSVKVARELGARHVVVVTGHGAGQVEAALAGTGARFARQERQLGTGHAFLCGAAALPAGEDDADILVLYGDTPLLRLETLRELIAEHHRQASAFTILTGRVPDATGYGRIIRDADGNVMRIVEEKAATPEERAVREFNSGVYVMDGRAPSLAQRIGNENPAGEYYLTDLLALYRGEGARVRAYVIDEVDEVLGANDRLGLAQAEVSLRHRINTAHMRAGVTLHDPDTTRIEDTVTLGRDVTLEPGVILRGETRLADGVTVGAYSVLTDAVLETGVVVKAHSVVEGAHVGAGSDVGPFARLRPGTVLGTGVHIGNFVETKNARLSADVKAGHLAYLGDVEIGAETNVGAGTIVANFDGVNKHPTRIGAGVFIGSNATLIAPRVVGDAAFVAAGSAVHEDVPEGALAVARGKQRTLEGWSRRYWGGMRDKVREKLPWLAGWLERQRG from the coding sequence ATGAACAACGACAACCGTCCGCTGGACGTGATCATTCTTGCGGCGGGGCAGGGCACCCGGATGCAATCGGCGCTTCCGAAGGTGCTGCACCCGGTCGCCGGACGCCCGATGGTGGCATGGTCGGTGAAGGTCGCGCGGGAGCTGGGGGCGCGCCACGTGGTCGTGGTGACGGGCCACGGGGCCGGGCAGGTGGAGGCGGCACTGGCGGGCACGGGTGCCCGGTTCGCCCGGCAGGAGCGGCAACTCGGCACCGGGCACGCCTTCCTCTGCGGGGCCGCCGCGCTGCCCGCCGGGGAGGACGACGCGGACATCCTCGTGCTGTACGGGGACACGCCCCTGCTGCGGCTGGAGACGCTGCGCGAACTGATCGCCGAGCACCATCGTCAGGCGTCGGCCTTCACGATCCTGACGGGCCGGGTGCCCGACGCGACGGGCTACGGGCGGATCATCCGGGACGCGGACGGCAACGTGATGCGTATCGTGGAGGAGAAGGCGGCGACCCCCGAGGAGCGGGCCGTGCGCGAGTTCAATTCCGGCGTGTATGTGATGGATGGCCGCGCGCCGAGTCTCGCCCAGCGCATCGGGAACGAGAACCCGGCGGGCGAGTATTACCTCACCGACCTGCTCGCCCTGTACCGGGGGGAGGGGGCGCGGGTGCGCGCCTACGTCATCGACGAGGTGGACGAGGTGCTGGGGGCCAACGACCGCCTCGGCCTCGCGCAGGCGGAGGTCAGCCTCCGGCACCGCATCAACACCGCCCACATGCGGGCGGGCGTCACCCTGCACGACCCCGACACCACCCGCATCGAGGACACTGTGACCCTCGGGCGCGACGTGACGCTGGAGCCGGGCGTCATCCTGCGCGGGGAGACGCGCCTCGCCGACGGGGTGACGGTCGGGGCCTACTCGGTCCTCACCGACGCCGTACTGGAGACGGGCGTGGTCGTCAAGGCCCACAGCGTCGTGGAGGGCGCGCATGTCGGCGCGGGTAGCGACGTGGGGCCGTTCGCGCGGCTGCGGCCCGGCACGGTGCTGGGCACGGGCGTCCACATCGGCAACTTCGTGGAGACGAAGAACGCGCGGCTCTCGGCGGATGTGAAGGCCGGGCACCTCGCCTACCTCGGCGACGTGGAGATCGGCGCGGAGACGAACGTGGGGGCCGGAACCATCGTCGCCAACTTCGACGGGGTGAACAAGCACCCCACCCGCATCGGCGCGGGCGTCTTCATCGGCTCCAACGCCACCCTCATCGCCCCGCGCGTGGTCGGGGACGCCGCCTTCGTCGCGGCGGGCAGCGCCGTTCACGAGGACGTTCCCGAGGGTGCCCTGGCCGTCGCGCGGGGCAAGCAGCGCACGCTGGAGGGCTGGTCGCGCCGCTACTGGGGCGGCATGAGGGACAAGGTGAGGGAGAAGCTGCCGTGGCTGGCGGGGTGGCTGGAACGGCAGAGAGGGTGA
- a CDS encoding MFS transporter, protein MSLPSSSPSSSGWKTFFALWASQSVSRVGGAVAYFALIIYLAQTLYPAESQKPQLALATGAVFIIATSLAVILAPITGSIADRHDRRRVMLLCDVLSGLVTLGVAALMLTTTLPLWALLLYVVVTQALDITHEAAFETSYAMLLPDDALTRANGMMQTTRTFSGLVGPTLATLLIGLPALLARGGGGGWLASLRDGVPFALLVDGVSFLVAAAVLARLSIPSPPLAENHGGAVANVKADTRLGWTYLLQRPPLLHLLVTFAVLNLALAAVPSYQVLLTRFTLAPDLQARGVSFAAGLALIQTVTSAGMFLGGLTISAWGGLKRHKVLGIFVPILLMGLGLVGLGLSGNLYVTAAFFALTVFLMPVASAHSNGIWQAQVPREMQGRVFAVRRLIARFTAPLGMAAISALATALPPAPVIAVFGVFVALLAAVQLLNPGVRRVEDRAYLEGLAEMRAGD, encoded by the coding sequence ATGTCCCTCCCGTCCTCCTCTCCTTCCTCCTCCGGCTGGAAGACGTTTTTCGCGTTGTGGGCCTCGCAGTCGGTGAGCCGGGTGGGCGGCGCGGTCGCGTACTTCGCGCTGATCATCTACCTCGCGCAGACGCTCTATCCCGCCGAGAGCCAGAAGCCGCAACTCGCGCTGGCGACGGGCGCGGTGTTCATCATCGCCACGTCCCTCGCCGTGATCCTCGCGCCGATCACGGGGTCCATCGCCGACCGCCATGACCGCCGCCGCGTGATGCTGCTGTGCGACGTGCTCTCCGGCCTCGTGACGCTGGGTGTGGCTGCCCTCATGCTCACCACGACCCTCCCGCTGTGGGCGCTGCTGCTGTACGTGGTCGTCACGCAGGCGCTGGACATCACGCACGAGGCGGCCTTCGAGACGAGCTACGCGATGCTGTTGCCCGACGACGCCCTGACCCGCGCCAACGGGATGATGCAGACCACCCGCACCTTCAGCGGCCTCGTCGGGCCGACGCTCGCCACGCTCCTCATCGGCCTGCCCGCGCTGCTCGCCCGTGGGGGGGGCGGTGGCTGGCTCGCCTCCCTGCGCGACGGAGTGCCCTTCGCCCTGCTCGTGGACGGGGTGAGCTTCCTCGTCGCCGCCGCCGTCCTCGCGCGCCTGAGCATCCCCAGCCCGCCGCTCGCCGAGAACCACGGGGGGGCCGTCGCCAACGTGAAGGCCGACACCCGCCTCGGCTGGACCTACCTCCTCCAGCGTCCGCCCCTGCTGCACCTGCTCGTCACCTTCGCGGTCCTGAACCTCGCGCTCGCCGCCGTGCCGAGCTATCAGGTCCTCCTGACCCGCTTCACCCTCGCGCCCGACCTTCAGGCACGCGGGGTGAGTTTCGCCGCCGGGCTGGCCCTCATCCAGACGGTGACGAGCGCGGGCATGTTCCTCGGCGGCCTGACGATCTCGGCGTGGGGCGGGTTGAAGCGGCACAAGGTTCTCGGCATCTTCGTCCCCATCCTGCTCATGGGGCTGGGGCTGGTCGGGCTGGGGCTGTCGGGCAATCTGTACGTGACGGCGGCGTTCTTCGCCCTCACCGTCTTCCTGATGCCCGTGGCGAGCGCCCACAGCAACGGCATCTGGCAGGCGCAGGTCCCGCGCGAGATGCAGGGCCGCGTCTTCGCCGTCCGCCGCCTCATCGCCCGCTTCACCGCCCCGCTCGGCATGGCCGCCATCAGCGCCCTCGCCACCGCGCTGCCGCCCGCGCCCGTCATCGCCGTCTTCGGCGTCTTCGTCGCCCTGCTCGCCGCCGTGCAACTCCTCAACCCCGGCGTGCGCCGCGTGGAGGATAGGGCGTATCTGGAGGGGCTGGCGGAGATGCGGGCGGGGGACTGA
- the rnhA gene encoding ribonuclease HI: protein MTRPGGRPPFRKSAAQKAQDAARDLLPIKAGIQPERPVAGELVDLYSDGACDTGAGHGGWATILKYRGQELVLSGHEEGTTNNRMELRGLLEGLKTLKRPCQVRVVTDSQYLRKAFTDGWILKWQRNGWKTAGGEPVKNRELWEELIAQAKAHALTFVWVRGHDGHEENERVDKLAVQERKKLRSG, encoded by the coding sequence ATGACCCGGCCCGGCGGCAGACCGCCCTTTCGCAAGTCCGCCGCGCAAAAGGCGCAGGACGCGGCCCGTGACCTGCTGCCCATCAAGGCGGGGATCCAGCCGGAGCGGCCCGTCGCCGGGGAACTCGTGGACCTGTACAGCGACGGCGCGTGCGACACAGGGGCGGGGCACGGCGGCTGGGCGACCATCCTCAAGTACCGGGGCCAGGAACTCGTCCTCAGCGGCCACGAGGAGGGCACCACCAACAACCGCATGGAATTGCGCGGCCTGCTGGAGGGCCTGAAGACGCTCAAGCGCCCGTGTCAGGTGCGGGTCGTGACCGACAGCCAGTACCTCCGCAAGGCGTTCACCGACGGCTGGATTCTGAAGTGGCAGCGCAACGGCTGGAAGACGGCGGGCGGCGAACCCGTCAAGAACCGCGAGCTGTGGGAGGAACTGATCGCGCAGGCGAAGGCCCATGCCCTCACCTTCGTCTGGGTGCGCGGCCACGACGGGCACGAGGAGAACGAGCGGGTGGACAAGCTCGCCGTGCAGGAGCGCAAGAAGCTCAGGAGCGGGTAG
- a CDS encoding DUF4870 domain-containing protein, producing MNLPAIPEPERTPALLIHLSPLLGFVLPVLGNVLGPLAAWLAFRDRSRGLDAQGKEALNFQLSVWLYSLLFGLLSLALFSLGLLGGAFGAAAGASDLGAFALFGSLAALFAFVIPASVVLWAFPLVVMVLAVIRVTQGRAYRYPGRIRFLR from the coding sequence ATGAACCTCCCCGCCATCCCCGAACCCGAGCGGACGCCCGCGCTGCTCATCCACCTGTCGCCGCTGCTGGGGTTCGTGCTGCCCGTGCTGGGGAACGTGCTGGGGCCGCTCGCCGCGTGGCTGGCCTTCCGCGACCGCAGCCGGGGGCTGGACGCGCAGGGCAAGGAGGCGCTGAACTTCCAGCTCAGCGTGTGGCTGTACTCGCTCCTCTTCGGGCTGCTCTCCCTCGCCCTGTTCAGCCTCGGGCTGCTCGGCGGGGCCTTCGGGGCGGCGGCGGGGGCCTCCGACCTCGGTGCCTTCGCCCTCTTCGGCTCGCTGGCGGCCCTGTTCGCCTTCGTCATCCCGGCGAGCGTGGTGCTGTGGGCCTTTCCCCTCGTGGTGATGGTGCTGGCCGTGATCCGGGTGACTCAGGGGCGGGCGTACCGGTATCCGGGGCGAATACGGTTTTTGCGGTGA
- a CDS encoding PIG-L deacetylase family protein, with translation MRIMAVFAHPDDEIGCIGTLAKHAARGDEVMLVWTTMGELASQFGDAPHEEVTRVRREHGAWVAGRIGARHHFFDMGDSRMTGGRAEALQLARLYAQFRPNAVITWSDDHPHPDHRMTARIAFDAITLARIPKIVNESGGGAAMPPAPDLSGDEAVESGEDMTRLAAWRDPVRFYQYYAPASPYPEVLVDISDTLEVGAEVMAYYQDFYKWTWTADQYREGRAQLGRLCGAKHAERFNLRASHLRAREYLD, from the coding sequence ATGCGAATCATGGCCGTCTTTGCCCACCCCGACGACGAGATCGGCTGCATCGGCACGCTGGCGAAACACGCGGCGCGCGGCGACGAGGTGATGCTGGTGTGGACGACGATGGGGGAACTCGCCTCGCAGTTCGGGGACGCGCCCCACGAGGAGGTGACGCGGGTGCGGCGCGAGCATGGCGCGTGGGTGGCCGGGCGCATCGGGGCACGGCACCACTTCTTCGACATGGGCGACAGCCGAATGACGGGGGGCCGCGCCGAGGCGCTGCAACTTGCCCGGCTGTACGCGCAGTTCCGCCCCAACGCGGTCATCACGTGGAGCGACGACCACCCCCACCCCGACCACCGGATGACGGCCAGGATCGCCTTCGACGCGATCACGCTCGCCCGCATCCCCAAGATCGTCAACGAGTCGGGCGGGGGGGCCGCCATGCCCCCGGCCCCCGACCTCAGCGGCGACGAGGCGGTAGAGAGCGGCGAGGACATGACCCGGCTCGCCGCGTGGCGCGACCCCGTGCGCTTCTATCAGTACTACGCGCCCGCCAGCCCCTACCCCGAGGTCCTCGTGGACATCTCCGACACGCTGGAGGTGGGGGCCGAGGTCATGGCCTACTACCAGGACTTCTACAAGTGGACCTGGACCGCCGACCAGTACCGCGAGGGCCGCGCACAACTGGGCCGCCTGTGCGGGGCCAAGCACGCCGAGCGCTTCAACCTGCGGGCCTCTCACCTGCGGGCGCGGGAGTATCTGGACTGA